GAATGACCAAAACAATCTACGGTGACTGtcatttgagattttttttttcttttctctctccatCTCTCTTTTTACCTCTCCCTCTCAAAGGGTCCTACATTGcttatgcaattttttttttgttccacACATACATATATACCAGAATGGTCTGTGTTGGACGGCTTCTTCCAATATTCTGGTGAGTTTTGGGCAATGGCATTCATCATAGAAGGCTTCCATGCATGCatccatattcaaattttgcTAGCTAAAAAATCAAAGAAAGTGACTTCAACATTTATTTTCTATCAACAGTGGTATTTCCATTTCTCTGTACAGTTTCTTCCCTTTCACTTCAATAGCAAGGCTGCAATCCTTGCATGGGAATCCCATTACACAGTAAATGGAAAACAGTTTAACAGTTCAATTTAAGACCCAAAAAGGAAAAGAGTTCACAGTGAAGGTTGTTGTTTTACGACCAACATGCatatataaagataataaatgCATTCCCTGTATAGCATGCATAAAATGATAAACATATTGGAAAACACAGCTcacgtaaaaaaaaaaaatgataattctTTATGAGAACACTTGGCTTTACCTCAGGTGAAAGGTAGAAGATAAAATGAAatgatataaaaagaaaaatgagggCGAGAACTTTGTAGGAAAATTTGACTTCTTGTCTTTCAGCCAAGTTTCCTTGTCAACTGTTATTCAAGGATTCCTTATACATTATCTAGTCTTTCGGACAAATTGGAGATTGCCTAAGCAGAAACCTAAACAACTGCTTAAAATCTGACTCAACATCCAGGGCATTAGAAATGAATACAAATGTTTCTCTGAGTTCCCAAATGCTAAACTTATGCAGGCTGTCTTTGATCGAACTGCCATGATTTCAGCTGTAGAAGTTTCTTGCATCCAGTAGTCAGGTGGTAGATGCTAAAGTCTGCTTCTTGATTGATTGATGAACAACGTAGTAAAGCACAATGTTGCAGAAACGACCATACGAGTTGAAGTACTTTGACTATGAAAATCCTGGAGAAATGCAGTGCTGCAGATCTTAGATGACCAGTTGAGGATGATGCAGCAGTAAAGGGACTCTGTTGCAGCGCACCAGGACATTCTGAAGTACATCCCCGCCTTACAGGGCCTGAGTTGCTTAGCTTTGTTGCGGTTCCGTGGAAGCCAGCAGTCCGCACAATAGGTGATTCACGAAGGAGAGGACGTTCATGGGACTCGTAACAAGAAAAGGATGCACACAACTTGGGTTGCAATTTGGAGCTGCTAGAATCAAGATGCCAGAAGCAACCTGGCCTCCTCTCCCACCTTCACAACATTTTCAGTTCCAGGGACGTCATCAATGATGATAATTTCTTTTACTGGATTTGTGGAGGAATCCTTACGTTGACAATGGCAGTCAAGAGTTGTTTTAACTTTCTCCATTTTATATGTAGGTCATTTAGTCTGTTCTTTAGCCTATCACGTTGGCTTGAAATGTTGTAATCACCTTTATACTCATGACACTCCATGGATGTTCCAAAACTGCAATCTGTAAGTTGGTCGTGAAATATTGCTGCCGGTAGTCAGGTGCGTAGAGGTAACCTTGAATCAGATTTGCTTCTAAAACCATTTGACAACCCCTCATCAAAGCATTGACCTAATTTATGTGAGTTCTGACCACAGTTGATAGAAGCTTGGCTCGTATGTGGTAAGGGATGGCAGTCATGATTCTGAATATTGCCAGGAGAGGCTCTGAAGAAAGCCAGAAAAGGAGACGTTTGATGGTTATTCTGAACAAATGGTTGGACTCCCCCAAGTGGCTCAGACATATCTTCATCTTTGTTAACCACCATTAAGTTCTTTCCCATCAGACGAAGGATAGGATTGGAAGCAGATGGACTAGCAGAATCAGTATCAGCTCGACCTAAAACCCTCACTCCTGAATTTGGGGAATCCTTAAAAGGAACAGAACCTGCAAGGGGCTTAATGACTGGGAGAATCACCTTCTTGGGGCCTGAATTTGCACAACTAATTGGAGGAGCTACCTCAGGCCTCCCATCCAAATTTGCAGGCCTTAGATTGGAGTTGAAATCCATATGCTTTCCATTAGCAGGCACAGAGATTGAAGCCATTCTCCGTCGTTTTAATAGTTGGGAATCTTGAAAATTTAAAGCAACACCCAGAGAAAATCTCTCCTTCCTCTGGCAACAGCATGGCTGATCATTCTTGAAAGGAGAGCCCTTCTCAATATAGAGCTTATCAAGTTTCAAATATTCACCATCAAAAGTAGTTCTTTCAATTTCTGCAGGTGTTGCCTGAGCACCAGCACTTTGTACTGAAGGCTGAACACTAGTACCCATTGACTTAATCTTCTCTTGAAAAATATGAGGTCCTACTGAAAAAGATGgttcagaaaaattaaaaacagatCTATCTGTCATGGAGTTAGATATACTGGATGCTGCAGACACTGGCGAATCAGACAAATCTCCATCAATCACATCATGTTGATCTGGAGAAGAATGAACCTGGCTTGTGGTAAGGGAGAAGTTTCCTTGAAAATCTTCTGATCCCATATCCCTGGGACTTGGCAAAAATGACCCTGGTGGTCCTGGAATAGGTATTGGATCAACCTCTGGAAAAGAGCTCCCTTGCCCAGCTACTGAATCCAACTCCAACCCTACATCAGCATCTTGTCCCACCATGCAGTTGCCAACTTCATCAGCAGAAAATATCTCTTGGTCATTCACAAAATCAGACTCAGTTGGACCCCTTGGTGCTTCATTCCTACACCAAAGCCCTCTATAATCTTCAACAGATCGGAGAGAGTTAGATTGGACCTTCAAGGAATCACCGAGCTTGTAAAATTCTGAGTCTACTGACTTAATTAAGCTTCTTGAGCTCCTGTCATTAGAAGTCTTGGAAGACAGTTCAACAACAATGCCATCCTTATAGATATGGACCTGTTTTCTACCATTGTCCACATAATCGGCTTTCTGTAGCAAATCATCACCAATTCCAGATGAAGAATCTGCATTTACCTGAACATTATGATGAAAACACGAAGTTGCAGtttttgagctcctcaaagccaACGCTTCCTCCCCTTGAGAAATACTTGACAACCCTCTTCCTTGTCTAATGTGTAGGACAATGCTTCTCTCATGAGACTCCTCATCAGCTATTTCTTCATTTTCAACATGATTTTCTGCATCTCCATGCATCAAATCACCTTCTTGATCAACTTCAGAATACCAAGTCACTGCCCCTTCATTCCTTTTTTTCAGGAAACACCTTTGAGACTTTTCAGTGGCTGACCAATTCTTAATTTTACGAGGCACAGATATAGTCTCAGAAGAATGACCATTATCGGACAAAATGTTTTTCCTAAAGGAGGAGAATTCCATTGCTTTAGTTACAATTACATGATCATTCCGTGTAGATTTTGCACTACCAGTGCAAGGAACATCAGGATTAATGGTTGTATCTTCACGAGTACTAACTGTCTTCTTGCTCAGCAAAGATGCATAATTCGCAGAAGAGTTCGCAGGCCTGAGCTTGCAGCCTACATGAACTGAATTGCCATTTTTTCCCAATTGATTGTAATTTGCTTTCATCGATGGAGAAAAGCTCTCCATGTTGTCACTGGTCTTGCCTTCCCCCAAGAGATGACCCACTCTTTTTCTACCAAGAGACTCCTCATTCTTGTTGCTAACTTCAACTTTATGAAAGGACTCCTCCATCTTCCCACTTTTTTCTGAAGAAGATATAGGATTCTCAGACTGATTGGTAAATTGCTGAACGTGATTCCTCTCAGCAAGAGAATCACCTGAAGTTGATTTACTATCGTCGATCAGAAAATCCTGAGGCAAATGCCAAGTACA
The Manihot esculenta cultivar AM560-2 chromosome 1, M.esculenta_v8, whole genome shotgun sequence genome window above contains:
- the LOC110624222 gene encoding uncharacterized protein LOC110624222, which gives rise to MLSIENPPPDPSCVCQFPQLNSSSDERASHKLPLTELDLPNPHLDHHNPLPNFSIRDYVFTARNKDIKKSWPFSLKNLQLCLKHGVKDVLPPFQPLDSARNQSLRICTVETTPLEKQNTKDFVKEPSRPENYVVLDSSDDAQLNNKIAESCIDTSSCRSGEENDFPSTTTSVSQSEIESLPDNRQSSSLLQTKIRRKKSIAQAVGPSESNKTESTFRPLNRKCRLIVKFGGNSGRNSAEDIASNSTAVSETMASKVCPVCKTFSSTSNTTLNAHIDQCLSVESTPKLTANSKLTRYRIKPGKTKLMVDIYRTAPACTLEELDRRNGTSWATVPSFPTEETEKTETTNEGKKQTVSQIHPEDVGDVGPVYIDANGTKLRILSKLSDQPSVSKVGKDTGAREPFKEEKGIKHILKKKLAQKHHKFLKPAPQSKKIFSHKAYGSQISISGGREECKGEARSCEKEHVMSKQTKSGDSGTLRPWVCSKRRGFTKKLTSQGDRQPVRCTWHLPQDFLIDDSKSTSGDSLAERNHVQQFTNQSENPISSSEKSGKMEESFHKVEVSNKNEESLGRKRVGHLLGEGKTSDNMESFSPSMKANYNQLGKNGNSVHVGCKLRPANSSANYASLLSKKTVSTREDTTINPDVPCTGSAKSTRNDHVIVTKAMEFSSFRKNILSDNGHSSETISVPRKIKNWSATEKSQRCFLKKRNEGAVTWYSEVDQEGDLMHGDAENHVENEEIADEESHERSIVLHIRQGRGLSSISQGEEALALRSSKTATSCFHHNVQVNADSSSGIGDDLLQKADYVDNGRKQVHIYKDGIVVELSSKTSNDRSSRSLIKSVDSEFYKLGDSLKVQSNSLRSVEDYRGLWCRNEAPRGPTESDFVNDQEIFSADEVGNCMVGQDADVGLELDSVAGQGSSFPEVDPIPIPGPPGSFLPSPRDMGSEDFQGNFSLTTSQVHSSPDQHDVIDGDLSDSPVSAASSISNSMTDRSVFNFSEPSFSVGPHIFQEKIKSMGTSVQPSVQSAGAQATPAEIERTTFDGEYLKLDKLYIEKGSPFKNDQPCCCQRKERFSLGVALNFQDSQLLKRRRMASISVPANGKHMDFNSNLRPANLDGRPEVAPPISCANSGPKKVILPVIKPLAGSVPFKDSPNSGVRVLGRADTDSASPSASNPILRLMGKNLMVVNKDEDMSEPLGGVQPFVQNNHQTSPFLAFFRASPGNIQNHDCHPLPHTSQASINCGQNSHKLGQCFDEGLSNGFRSKSDSRLPLRT